In the Streptomyces sp. f51 genome, one interval contains:
- a CDS encoding DJ-1/PfpI family protein, giving the protein MAAKILIVTGDAAESLEVLYPYQRLREEGYEVHIAAPSRKKLQFVVHDFEPGFDTYTEKPGYTWPADLAFSEVDPGAYVALVIPGGRAPEYLRNDLELRKILKSFFDADKPVAQICHGPLLTAAVDSLSGRRVTAYPALELDMQAAGATFQDAEAVVDGTLVSSRAWPDDSAWMREFLKVLRSKAPVG; this is encoded by the coding sequence ATGGCAGCGAAGATCCTCATTGTCACCGGCGACGCGGCGGAGTCGCTGGAAGTCCTCTATCCCTACCAACGCCTGCGCGAGGAGGGCTACGAGGTCCACATCGCGGCGCCCTCCCGCAAGAAGCTCCAGTTCGTGGTCCACGACTTCGAGCCCGGCTTCGACACGTACACGGAGAAGCCCGGCTACACCTGGCCCGCGGACCTCGCGTTCTCGGAGGTCGACCCCGGCGCGTACGTCGCCCTGGTCATCCCCGGCGGACGTGCCCCGGAGTACCTCCGCAACGACCTCGAACTCCGCAAGATCCTGAAGTCCTTCTTCGACGCGGACAAGCCGGTGGCCCAGATCTGCCACGGCCCCCTGCTGACGGCCGCCGTCGACAGCCTGAGCGGCCGCCGCGTCACGGCCTACCCGGCGCTTGAACTCGACATGCAGGCGGCGGGCGCGACCTTCCAGGACGCGGAGGCCGTCGTCGACGGCACCCTGGTCTCCTCCCGCGCCTGGCCGGACGACTCCGCCTGGATGCGCGAGTTCCTCAAGGTGCTGCGCTCGAAGGCCCCGGTGGGCTGA
- a CDS encoding HAD family hydrolase, which translates to MGKQGNAHIVWDWNGTLFHDNDAIIGATNAAFAELGLEPITLERYRAMYCVPVPRFYERLMGRLPTQAEWQVMDDTFHRYYAEHRRACGLTAGVPALLAGWVAAGRSQSLLSMYGHEDLVPLVRDFGIEPHFLRVDGRTGPSGGSKAEHMVRHLGALGAVEPARVVVIGDAVDDATAARHVGAGAVLYTGGSHSRASLEEAGVPVVDSLEEAVEEAGRLAA; encoded by the coding sequence ATGGGGAAGCAAGGAAACGCGCACATTGTGTGGGACTGGAACGGCACGCTGTTCCACGACAATGACGCGATCATCGGGGCGACGAACGCGGCCTTCGCGGAGCTGGGTCTTGAGCCGATCACCCTGGAGCGCTATCGGGCGATGTACTGCGTGCCCGTGCCCAGGTTCTACGAGCGGCTGATGGGCCGGCTGCCCACGCAGGCCGAGTGGCAGGTCATGGACGACACCTTCCACCGGTACTACGCCGAGCACCGCAGGGCGTGCGGCCTCACCGCCGGGGTGCCCGCGCTGCTGGCCGGGTGGGTGGCGGCGGGCCGCAGCCAGTCCCTGCTGAGCATGTACGGCCACGAGGACCTGGTCCCGCTGGTGCGGGACTTCGGGATCGAGCCGCACTTCCTGCGGGTCGACGGGCGCACCGGGCCCTCCGGCGGCAGCAAGGCCGAGCACATGGTGCGCCACCTCGGTGCACTCGGGGCCGTCGAACCGGCCCGGGTGGTGGTGATCGGGGACGCGGTGGACGACGCGACGGCCGCCCGCCACGTCGGCGCCGGTGCCGTCCTCTACACCGGGGGTTCCCACAGCCGCGCCAGCCTGGAGGAGGCCGGTGTTCCCGTGGTGGACAGCCTGGAGGAAGCCGTCGAGGAAGCCGGAAGACTGGCCGCCTGA
- a CDS encoding Rv3235 family protein, giving the protein MNKVMTRTGRHPGTRPPGRRDSRRPGGAPPRAPGTPSRSPGGGPPRAATAVPAPGRPGEARALATASPEGVRRPAPQPRPTDVFAERLLAVLSGARPVHCMLRHTAGRAYDELVRLAERGPLRTRGPRPVVRDIGYYVARPDAVEAFARIGAGDQLRAMAFRLEQGPDLRWRCTAIELGIPHTPTVTT; this is encoded by the coding sequence ATGAACAAGGTGATGACCAGGACCGGCCGCCACCCGGGCACCCGCCCGCCGGGCCGCCGGGACTCCCGCCGCCCCGGCGGCGCCCCGCCCCGCGCCCCGGGCACCCCTTCTAGGAGCCCCGGCGGCGGCCCGCCGCGTGCCGCGACCGCCGTCCCGGCGCCGGGGCGCCCGGGCGAGGCCCGTGCACTGGCCACGGCGTCCCCCGAGGGGGTGCGGCGTCCCGCACCGCAGCCGCGCCCCACCGATGTCTTCGCCGAGCGCCTGCTGGCCGTGCTGAGCGGCGCCCGGCCCGTCCACTGCATGCTGCGCCACACCGCGGGCCGGGCCTACGACGAACTGGTCCGGCTCGCCGAACGCGGCCCCCTTCGCACCCGCGGCCCCCGCCCCGTCGTCCGGGACATCGGCTACTACGTCGCCCGCCCGGACGCCGTCGAGGCCTTCGCCCGCATCGGCGCCGGCGACCAGCTCCGCGCCATGGCCTTCCGCCTGGAACAGGGCCCCGACCTCCGCTGGCGCTGTACAGCGATCGAACTCGGCATCCCCCACACCCCGACGGTCACGACCTGA